Proteins encoded by one window of Blautia faecicola:
- the ilvA gene encoding threonine ammonia-lyase — MLTIDKFEEASEVVKRVTQDTKLIFSDYFSQMTGNKVYFKPENMQRTGAYKLRGAYYKISTLTEEERAKGLITASAGNHAQGVAYAAKAYGAKAVIVMPTTTPLIKVERTKSYGAEVVLYGDVYDDACAHAYELAEEHGYTFIHPFDDPAVATGQGTIAMEIIKELPLVDYILVPIGGGGLATGVSTLAKLLNPNIKVIGVEPAGANCLQVSLDKGEVTTLPTVNTIADGTAVKTPGEHVFPYLQKNLDDVITVEDDELIVSFLDMVENHKMIVENSGLLTVAALKHLNVKGKKVVSVLSGGNMDVITMASVVQLGLIQRDRIFTISVLLPDRPGELTKVSQKIAEQQGNIIKLDHNQFYSTNRNAAVELKITMEAFGTEHKQQIMQELEKDGYRPKLIRTNL; from the coding sequence ATGCTTACAATTGACAAATTTGAAGAGGCTTCAGAGGTTGTAAAAAGAGTAACCCAGGATACAAAATTGATTTTCAGTGACTATTTCAGCCAGATGACAGGAAATAAAGTATATTTTAAACCGGAAAATATGCAGAGAACCGGTGCGTACAAGTTAAGAGGTGCGTACTACAAGATCAGCACACTGACCGAAGAAGAGAGAGCAAAAGGTCTGATCACCGCTTCCGCAGGTAACCATGCACAGGGTGTGGCATATGCGGCAAAAGCATACGGTGCAAAGGCAGTCATCGTTATGCCGACAACAACACCGCTGATTAAAGTAGAAAGAACAAAAAGCTACGGTGCAGAAGTTGTTCTGTACGGAGATGTATATGATGATGCATGTGCGCATGCGTATGAGCTGGCAGAAGAACACGGATATACGTTTATCCATCCGTTCGATGATCCGGCAGTAGCAACCGGACAGGGAACGATCGCTATGGAGATCATCAAAGAACTTCCGCTGGTTGATTATATCCTGGTTCCGATCGGTGGCGGCGGACTGGCTACCGGTGTTTCCACACTGGCAAAACTGCTGAACCCGAACATCAAAGTCATCGGTGTAGAACCGGCAGGAGCAAACTGTCTGCAGGTTTCTCTGGATAAGGGAGAAGTTACCACGCTTCCTACGGTCAATACGATTGCAGACGGTACTGCGGTAAAAACTCCCGGTGAGCATGTATTTCCGTATCTGCAGAAGAATCTGGATGATGTGATCACAGTAGAAGATGATGAACTGATCGTAAGTTTCCTGGATATGGTAGAAAATCACAAGATGATCGTAGAGAACTCCGGTCTGCTTACGGTTGCAGCACTGAAACACCTGAATGTAAAAGGTAAAAAAGTAGTTTCTGTTCTGAGCGGCGGTAACATGGATGTGATCACAATGGCATCCGTTGTTCAGCTGGGGCTGATCCAGAGAGATCGTATCTTTACGATTTCTGTTCTGCTGCCGGACCGTCCGGGTGAACTTACAAAGGTTTCTCAGAAGATTGCGGAGCAGCAGGGTAATATTATAAAACTGGATCATAACCAGTTCTATAGTACAAACAGAAATGCAGCTGTGGAGCTTAAGATTACTATGGAAGCGTTTGGTACGGAGCATAAGCAGCAGATTATGCAGGAACTGGAAAAAGATGGATATCGGCCGAAATTGATTCGGACGAATCTGTAA
- the ftsY gene encoding signal recognition particle-docking protein FtsY, with product MSEEKKGFFRRLREGLTKTRDNIVAGIDSIFSGFSSIDDDFYEEIEEILVMGDIGINTTTSIIEHLKEEVAEKKIKEPSECKQLLIDEIKRQMDVGDTAYEFENRKSVVLVIGVNGVGKTTSVGKLAGKLKDQGKKVIVAAADTYRAAAGEQLTEWAHRAGVDLIGGQAGADPAAIVYDAVAAAKARNADVLLCDTAGRLHNKKNLMEELRKIYRVLEREYPDAYLETLVVLDGTTGQNALAQARQFKEVANVTGIILTKLDGTAKGGIAVAIQSELDIPVKYIGVGESIDDLQKFNAEQFVNALFDVKTEEEES from the coding sequence ATGTCAGAGGAAAAGAAAGGCTTTTTCAGACGTCTTCGCGAAGGTCTGACAAAGACAAGAGATAATATTGTAGCCGGAATCGATTCTATTTTCAGCGGCTTTTCCAGCATCGATGATGATTTCTATGAGGAAATAGAAGAGATTCTCGTAATGGGGGATATCGGTATCAATACGACCACATCCATTATTGAACATCTGAAAGAAGAAGTGGCAGAAAAGAAGATCAAAGAACCTTCCGAATGCAAACAGCTTCTGATCGATGAGATCAAACGACAGATGGATGTCGGTGACACTGCCTATGAATTTGAAAACAGAAAATCCGTTGTGCTGGTGATCGGTGTCAATGGTGTGGGAAAAACCACATCTGTCGGAAAACTGGCAGGAAAGCTGAAAGATCAGGGCAAAAAAGTCATCGTTGCCGCAGCGGATACTTACCGTGCCGCAGCCGGTGAACAGCTGACCGAATGGGCGCATCGTGCCGGTGTGGATCTGATCGGAGGACAGGCGGGTGCTGATCCTGCAGCAATCGTATACGATGCCGTGGCAGCAGCCAAAGCGAGAAATGCAGATGTACTGCTTTGTGATACTGCAGGACGTCTTCATAATAAAAAGAATCTGATGGAAGAACTTCGAAAGATTTACCGCGTGCTGGAGAGAGAATATCCGGATGCTTATCTGGAGACGCTGGTTGTTCTGGACGGTACGACCGGACAGAATGCGCTGGCACAGGCGAGACAGTTCAAAGAGGTGGCAAATGTCACCGGTATCATTCTTACGAAACTGGACGGAACCGCAAAAGGCGGTATCGCCGTGGCCATCCAGTCCGAACTGGATATCCCGGTAAAATATATCGGCGTAGGAGAATCTATCGACGATCTGCAAAAATTCAATGCAGAACAGTTTGTAAATGCACTGTTTGATGTAAAAACAGAGGAGGAAGAATCATAA
- a CDS encoding ROK family transcriptional regulator, producing the protein MVTGSKELIREMNRRLVLETVINDGPLSRAAISKKLGLTKATISAIVQDLLDEQYIEEIGSDQTQYGRKPILLQFCRQNGYIITLDLGVECTVLMVCDLLGQNCRLHQYNCTLERDTAIDFLLQIIQNQIRLLPATPFGVVGIGIGIHGTVCRNEITFTPNYHLADLPIVDVLTDALDIPVWLENEANLSALAEKTFVENHKNLIHVSIHTGVGAGIILDHHLYTGFAGTAGEAGHMIVQPGGRSCPCGNHGCLEQYISEPAVLSRYQELSGRTTVSIDDLVWSYNQKEADALAVVDEFTTYLACGINNLWNLFSPECIILNSQLTAYLPQLLPEILQKLSARFRATCQLKLSTLQDTGVLLGAARVCISKYLGIEKLYFSGFQP; encoded by the coding sequence ATGGTCACAGGAAGCAAAGAACTGATCCGGGAGATGAATCGGCGGCTTGTTTTAGAAACGGTCATCAATGACGGTCCGCTTTCCCGGGCGGCTATATCAAAAAAACTGGGACTCACCAAAGCAACGATCTCTGCTATCGTGCAGGATCTGCTGGACGAACAATATATCGAAGAAATCGGAAGCGACCAGACTCAGTATGGTCGAAAACCGATCCTGTTACAGTTCTGTCGACAGAATGGTTATATTATCACCCTCGATCTCGGCGTGGAATGCACCGTGCTGATGGTCTGTGATCTGCTTGGACAAAACTGCCGGCTTCATCAGTATAACTGTACGCTGGAACGGGACACCGCAATCGATTTCCTGTTGCAGATCATTCAGAATCAGATTCGTCTTCTTCCCGCTACTCCTTTTGGTGTCGTGGGAATTGGTATCGGCATCCATGGAACCGTCTGCCGGAATGAGATCACTTTTACTCCGAATTATCATCTGGCAGATCTTCCCATTGTAGATGTTCTGACAGACGCTCTCGATATTCCGGTATGGCTGGAAAATGAGGCAAATCTTTCTGCCCTCGCCGAGAAGACTTTTGTGGAAAATCATAAAAACCTGATTCATGTCAGCATTCATACAGGTGTCGGTGCGGGAATTATTCTGGATCACCATTTATATACCGGCTTCGCCGGAACAGCAGGAGAAGCCGGTCACATGATCGTCCAGCCCGGCGGCCGTTCCTGTCCATGTGGCAATCATGGCTGTCTCGAACAATATATTTCCGAACCGGCGGTTCTCTCCCGCTACCAGGAATTATCCGGTCGCACCACTGTCTCGATCGACGATCTGGTCTGGAGCTATAATCAGAAGGAAGCTGATGCTCTGGCTGTAGTGGATGAATTCACTACCTATCTCGCCTGTGGAATCAACAATCTCTGGAACCTGTTCTCCCCGGAATGTATTATCCTGAACAGTCAACTGACCGCTTACCTCCCTCAACTGCTCCCGGAGATTTTGCAGAAACTTTCCGCACGTTTCCGCGCTACCTGTCAGCTGAAACTTTCCACGCTTCAGGATACAGGGGTGCTTCTTGGGGCGGCAAGGGTTTGCATCAGTAAATATCTGGGGATTGAGAAGCTGTATTTTTCCGGCTTTCAGCCATGA
- a CDS encoding SPOR domain-containing protein translates to MYCENCGEKLNEDDAYCGNCGTPVKKTPNPRKKNWKWFAILAMLGCIVFVLAVFAGSAIAISRDKKGGDGNNTVSSDGDSQQEEKDVADDEKGATHVTCEAFSEDTELNGEKTEGEYVVATGYDDFEKEIWQFKSDTIPMTEMPTYYEVGIQNNNYYLEVGETLYAFALSNGEQLWSCEVGSSISGHVFDENNNLYVCCYYGPDFCHINEDGEVVKQIDAFYTEPDAMFWPSKIEYDSNKVIVTMDGSSDGEGGTVTVDLKDYSYTRSDEELVERRESAKKAKYKLLTKILKEYKNDEVAPAYSEMDLDGNGIQEIIIRTFTDQATEGGKYIYQIYAYNDAKNAYTCDVEEFYSFLTDVAVHYYYEDKMIKLAVDWSFADEVTFVIYTYDGSGLTEEEVTDDLTDYLSVEFQDITELGLKIYEKTQKEEPADPKMTYDVEDFIGYYCMDVDEELLNKYPNMNPEIIDLYFNEDGSLEAARKYRFGTTGTSNFYPYDSYTIEGNTLICQYSKVESFFDEQSETGEHRYQLTSNGNLIADQEVWFRHNIEETNSQSDNSQSDSSKNTPSPFYGIWCGAAKTEAEAQKQEKKIRENGFDAQMFVTTDWSNLNTEKWYVITAGTYGTKEAASAVLQDVQRVCSDAYIKYSGNWQG, encoded by the coding sequence ATGTATTGTGAGAACTGTGGAGAAAAATTAAATGAAGACGATGCGTATTGTGGCAATTGTGGGACGCCTGTTAAAAAAACACCGAATCCCAGAAAAAAGAATTGGAAATGGTTTGCGATTCTTGCGATGCTTGGATGTATTGTGTTCGTATTGGCAGTATTTGCAGGAAGCGCAATAGCCATCAGCCGGGACAAAAAAGGGGGAGATGGAAACAATACCGTATCTTCAGATGGAGACAGTCAGCAGGAAGAGAAGGATGTTGCTGATGATGAAAAAGGAGCAACGCACGTTACATGTGAAGCTTTTTCGGAAGATACAGAACTTAATGGTGAAAAAACGGAGGGGGAATATGTCGTTGCAACCGGTTATGATGATTTCGAAAAGGAAATCTGGCAGTTTAAAAGTGACACTATTCCGATGACAGAAATGCCGACATATTATGAAGTTGGTATTCAAAATAATAATTATTATCTGGAAGTTGGAGAAACGCTATATGCATTCGCATTGTCCAATGGAGAACAGCTTTGGTCGTGTGAAGTGGGTAGCTCTATTTCCGGCCATGTTTTTGATGAAAACAATAACCTTTATGTGTGCTGTTATTACGGTCCGGATTTTTGTCATATAAATGAAGATGGAGAAGTGGTAAAACAAATAGATGCTTTTTATACAGAACCGGATGCAATGTTTTGGCCAAGTAAGATAGAATATGACAGCAATAAAGTAATTGTCACGATGGATGGTTCTTCTGATGGTGAGGGTGGAACTGTAACAGTTGATCTGAAAGATTATTCTTATACCAGATCCGATGAAGAACTTGTTGAGAGAAGAGAAAGTGCGAAAAAAGCAAAATATAAGTTATTAACCAAAATACTGAAAGAATATAAAAATGATGAGGTTGCGCCGGCATACAGCGAAATGGATCTGGATGGAAATGGTATCCAGGAGATTATCATACGGACATTTACAGATCAGGCAACAGAAGGTGGAAAATATATCTATCAGATCTATGCTTACAATGATGCAAAAAATGCTTATACCTGTGATGTGGAAGAATTTTATTCGTTTCTTACAGATGTGGCAGTGCATTATTATTATGAAGACAAGATGATAAAACTGGCAGTGGACTGGAGTTTTGCGGATGAAGTAACTTTTGTGATTTATACTTATGATGGTTCCGGATTGACGGAAGAAGAGGTAACGGATGATTTGACGGATTATCTTTCTGTGGAATTTCAAGACATTACAGAACTTGGTTTGAAAATATATGAGAAAACTCAAAAAGAAGAGCCGGCTGATCCTAAGATGACATACGATGTGGAAGATTTTATCGGATATTATTGTATGGATGTAGATGAGGAGCTGTTGAATAAATATCCAAATATGAATCCGGAAATTATCGATTTGTATTTCAATGAGGATGGATCGCTGGAAGCAGCCAGAAAATATCGTTTTGGAACGACAGGTACTTCAAATTTTTATCCTTATGACAGCTACACAATTGAGGGTAATACTTTGATCTGTCAATACAGTAAAGTGGAATCATTCTTTGATGAGCAAAGTGAAACAGGTGAGCATCGATATCAGCTTACCAGTAACGGGAATCTGATAGCAGATCAGGAGGTATGGTTTCGACATAATATAGAAGAAACAAATTCACAGTCTGACAATTCGCAGTCCGACAGTTCGAAAAACACCCCATCTCCTTTTTACGGCATCTGGTGTGGTGCGGCAAAGACGGAGGCAGAGGCTCAGAAACAGGAAAAGAAAATTCGGGAAAATGGATTTGATGCGCAGATGTTTGTGACTACGGACTGGAGCAATCTGAATACTGAGAAATGGTATGTTATCACGGCTGGTACCTATGGAACAAAGGAAGCTGCCTCTGCGGTACTCCAGGATGTGCAGAGAGTTTGTTCGGATGCGTATATCAAATATTCCGGAAACTGGCAGGGATAA
- a CDS encoding L-fucose/L-arabinose isomerase family protein has protein sequence MMNMPEVKLGIVAVSRDCFPITLSESRRKAVAAAYKGELYECPTVVESELDMQKALKEVQEAGCNALVVYLGNFGPETAETLLVKYFDGPCMVVAAAEEHGDNLVQGRGDAYCGMLNASYNLQLRNLKAYIPEYPVGTPEEVAEMIEEFVPVARAVVGLKNLKIITFGPRPQDFMACNAPIKQLFNLGVEIEENSELDLFEAFHKHDGDERIPAVVADMEKELGDGNNKPTILPKLAQYELTLLDWIEAHKGSRKYVAIAGKCWPAFQTQFGFVPCYVNSRLTGRGIPVSCEVDIYGALSEFIGTMVSNDAVTLLDINNTVPADMYESEIKGKYNYTLKDTFMGFHCGNTTTGKLTSCSMKYQLIMARSLPEEVTQGTLEGDIVPGDITFFRLQSTADGKLRAYVANGEVLPVATRSFGGIGIFAIPEMGRFYRHELIEKGYPHHGAVAFGHYGKALFEVFKYIGVTPDEIGYNHPKGDRYPTENPFA, from the coding sequence ATGATGAACATGCCGGAAGTAAAATTAGGTATCGTGGCAGTAAGCAGAGATTGCTTCCCGATCACACTGTCCGAGTCCAGAAGAAAAGCAGTGGCAGCAGCTTATAAAGGGGAACTGTACGAATGTCCAACTGTAGTAGAGAGCGAGCTGGATATGCAGAAAGCGCTGAAAGAGGTACAGGAAGCAGGATGTAATGCCCTGGTTGTCTATCTTGGAAACTTCGGTCCGGAGACCGCAGAGACTCTGCTGGTAAAATATTTTGACGGACCTTGTATGGTAGTTGCAGCAGCAGAAGAACACGGAGATAATCTGGTACAGGGACGTGGAGACGCCTACTGCGGTATGCTGAATGCAAGTTATAACCTGCAGCTTCGTAACCTGAAAGCATACATCCCGGAATATCCGGTAGGAACACCGGAAGAAGTAGCTGAGATGATCGAAGAATTTGTTCCGGTTGCAAGAGCCGTTGTCGGACTGAAAAACCTGAAAATCATTACCTTCGGTCCGCGTCCGCAGGATTTTATGGCATGTAACGCACCGATCAAACAGCTGTTCAACCTGGGTGTGGAGATCGAAGAAAACTCCGAACTGGATCTGTTCGAAGCATTCCACAAACATGACGGAGACGAGAGAATCCCGGCAGTTGTTGCAGATATGGAAAAGGAACTGGGTGATGGAAACAACAAACCGACCATTCTTCCGAAACTGGCACAGTACGAGCTGACCCTTCTTGACTGGATCGAAGCCCATAAAGGTTCCAGAAAATACGTTGCCATCGCAGGAAAATGCTGGCCGGCATTCCAGACACAGTTCGGCTTTGTTCCGTGCTATGTCAACAGCCGTCTGACCGGAAGAGGTATTCCGGTATCCTGTGAAGTGGATATCTACGGTGCACTGAGCGAATTCATTGGAACGATGGTAAGTAACGATGCGGTAACCCTGCTGGATATCAACAACACCGTACCGGCAGACATGTACGAAAGCGAAATCAAAGGAAAATACAACTATACACTCAAAGATACGTTCATGGGATTCCACTGTGGCAATACCACAACCGGAAAACTGACTTCCTGCTCTATGAAATATCAGCTGATCATGGCAAGATCCCTGCCGGAAGAAGTAACACAGGGAACATTGGAAGGAGATATCGTACCTGGAGATATCACATTCTTCCGTCTGCAGAGCACCGCGGATGGAAAACTGCGTGCTTATGTGGCAAACGGTGAAGTACTTCCGGTTGCTACCCGTTCCTTCGGTGGCATCGGTATCTTCGCGATTCCGGAGATGGGAAGATTCTATCGTCATGAGCTGATCGAAAAAGGCTATCCACATCACGGAGCCGTTGCATTCGGACACTATGGAAAAGCATTGTTTGAAGTATTCAAATACATCGGCGTAACACCGGATGAGATCGGATACAACCATCCAAAGGGAGACAGATATCCGACAGAAAATCCTTTTGCATAA
- a CDS encoding DegV family protein has protein sequence MFEIFVDSAANIPAELVKAFKIKVLSFVNLVNGKEMTCFDPDLTPEEERQKGKDYYDMVRAGADIKTGLISSGVFEDAFREALEADKDVLYFSLSKNISGNYNSARIAAEDLMESGNYTRKIRMIDSLNASLAQGILAIYASEMREKGMAFDEVADILETCPAKMNGVFTVGDLKYLAKTGRLSGTAAVIGNVLSIKPILRGNKDGYIVQYKKCRGRKSVIHELISLVCNNIVEPEKQIIGIAHADAYEESLYIMEEIQKRVKVRGFINTSYDFCTGSHVGPDTLALFFMGKDRELSGNK, from the coding sequence ATGTTTGAAATTTTTGTTGATTCTGCTGCGAATATTCCGGCGGAGCTTGTGAAGGCATTTAAGATTAAAGTGCTTTCTTTTGTAAATCTTGTAAATGGTAAAGAAATGACCTGTTTTGATCCGGATCTTACGCCGGAGGAGGAGCGTCAGAAAGGAAAAGATTATTATGATATGGTTCGTGCCGGTGCGGATATCAAGACCGGACTGATCAGCAGTGGTGTCTTTGAAGATGCGTTCCGGGAGGCTCTGGAGGCGGATAAAGATGTGCTTTATTTTTCTCTCAGTAAAAATATCAGTGGAAACTATAATTCCGCAAGAATCGCTGCCGAAGATCTGATGGAATCCGGTAATTATACCAGAAAGATCCGTATGATCGACTCCCTCAACGCTTCCCTGGCACAGGGAATCCTCGCGATCTATGCCAGTGAGATGCGTGAAAAAGGCATGGCTTTTGATGAAGTGGCTGACATCCTGGAAACCTGCCCGGCAAAAATGAACGGTGTCTTCACCGTTGGCGATCTGAAATATCTTGCAAAAACCGGACGGCTGAGCGGAACTGCCGCTGTCATCGGTAACGTCTTAAGTATCAAACCGATTCTTCGCGGAAACAAGGACGGCTACATCGTCCAGTACAAAAAATGCCGCGGCCGCAAATCCGTGATCCACGAACTGATCTCCCTGGTCTGCAACAACATCGTAGAACCGGAAAAACAGATCATCGGTATCGCCCATGCAGATGCTTACGAAGAATCTCTGTACATTATGGAAGAGATCCAAAAACGAGTGAAAGTCCGCGGATTCATCAATACCTCCTACGACTTCTGCACCGGCAGCCACGTAGGCCCGGATACTCTTGCACTGTTCTTTATGGGTAAGGACAGAGAGCTGAGCGGTAACAAATAA